The sequence aatatatctaatattattaataaaataaatataaaaaataaataatatatttttaattaaatcggatccacgggtcggatctgggtcggatccggatctcaaatgtcaagatccagatccagatccgttttagaaaatgagatccagatccggatccagatccgcggatccaaaaaattgagatccagatccgtcaaatcggatctggatccacggatctggaccgggtccaggatccactgccatccctagagatgagagaaagagagaaaatgagtggccatttttttaaatttttaagtgggggggtaattttgtacttttacacaaaaactggccatatttttatgtttttatttcataggctagattttaattttacaatatgaaatagGCTAGATTCATATATtgacacaaaaataaatatatgcGAAAAAATTAGAAGAGAAGAATATGTGcaccgatttttttttcttgcttcGTTCTGCGTACAGCGTATGTGTGTTTcagggtttgaaaatagatcttatatttatactagtttctaaagagcttttgataaatataaaaattatattttatgtatatctcctactaggataaagaataaagatggtaAAAGAGTTCTAATTTTAATAGgaatcaaatttataataataataataataataatctagataaagttaatggtgcatatctatatgtatcatgtaattatctaaaaaaataataagctactaataattaaacttatataataaaccTAAATATTTGAGGTGTTACATCTTCCATCGAGGCGTTAGTATGCCCGCTactgtctctctctttctcagtaGCCATTGGATCCTTATCTATCTCAGATTCATTGGATTCCACCTCTTAGATATGGGCCACGATGATTTCCTTACCCCGATCCGAGTCAGCGGTGTTGAGAAAAGAAATATCAGTGTTGAGAATCCCAGCCTTTTCCAGTAACCGTGGAGGGGGCCCTCTCGGGAGAGGTCGGGGTCCGTTGTCTCGGTGTCTAGCCATAAGTGGGGCCGGTGCCGAGGACACCTTAGTTGGGATTCTTGGGGAGTTGTTTCGTCGATAGTCGATCCCGCGCCCTGTCCGGAGCCAAAGTCCAAAACTAGGGTTTGCTTTAGACTCCTCGTCTGCCGAGCATTTCTTTAGGCAGTGTCCCAATTTTCCACAAGAGAAGCACAAATGGTCAGGCAACTTTTCATTGAAAACCAGAAACATGATCTCTTTTAACTCCCCCTCGATTTTCAATGGGATCCCCCGGACCAATGGGTTGAAGATAAACCGAGTAACTTTCACTCGAGCGTATCTACCAATGTAGTTGCCCCCTCTGTTATCATCGATCTCTACGACATTGACCGACTTGCTGCCCCAGTTAGCGGATGGTATCGGGATCCATGTACGCAATGGGCATATTATGTAACTGGATCCAGAAAGTAGTATATTGAAACCTCGTATTGGCAACAGTGTTTATGTTGTTAACCTTTTGGATTAACATTAACTCGTTGAAGTAGTGCTAAGGGCCGTCCGACAAGATGCGGTCCATGTCAGTATCCAAATCGCAGGTAATCGCAAACACATTGCGTCCCACCAGTTCAATGTCCAAAGTCCCCCGATTTCAATAGGCTTGGCAGGTTCTGGGCTTCTCGATTGACCACACGATCAGAAAATATCTTTCCAAGCAGAATTTTCTGAGCCCGATTCTGGCCCTTGAGAGAGTCCGATGAGGAGATGGTAACCGTTTTCAGAGGAGTTTTCGAAGATAAGCGTAACTCCGCCACACGCTTAGCAATTTCATCTGGGTCCATTGTGGATCCAGAACCGCAGAATCAAGGAAAGAAACAACAATCCCTCAGAGAATGACGACAACACTCCTAAAACCCAAAGGTGGCTAGGGTTTCAGATAAAGGATTCTCGGAGCCAGGTGCAATTACTTaatgtataaaattaataattcatacatataaaaatatggaaaaaaggTGCAGAACTTCCCTTATAGTAGAGGCCCCTATATCGTATTGCTCCCCATAGTCGACATTGGATCAAATAGGCTCCCTGAAGTTCAAAAAATCGATTGATTAAGCTCGTTTGACTAACCGTTGTTAGTCAAAcgttagtcaattttttttgcCCCAATTTCTTTCTACCCCCAATTCTAATCTAGCCACTGCCGACATCTCCCTCGccctctcttctcttccggCGGCGACGAGGCCGTCGCCGCTGGTCACCTCTCCCTCAatccaactctctctctctctctctcggctgaAAGCCTGAAATGAGCCGTCCAAATCAACGCCGACCTTCCTTCTTCAAAGCAGAAGCTTCTATTTTCCGGCGAAGCTGCTATAATTTTCGACTGAATGAGTGAGACGGGAGAGAGagatatctctctctctctatttctcgaTATTCTGATCTAAGATCTTGCGAGCCGATTCTCCAAAACTGTCGAATGACGAAAGAGAGATTTAGACGGCGCGACCACTGTGGCGgctcctcctccggcgaagcATCGCCGCTCTTCCTTCTTGACCACGTCCGCCACTGCTACGACCCTTCTTCCGGCAAAGAACTGAACGACACCATCTTCTCTGATTTGACGAAGGAAAGAAGACGGGAGAAAATGATGTCTCCATTTCTTTTTTTCCGAACTAGGCTGGAAGGAGATGCAACCTctgtttttgttttactttgAAATTTCTACCCACTTTGTCCACCCAGCCAGCCGCCGCCCCACGCGGCGACGTTTCCTTCCTCGTCGGCGGCAACACCGCCACCtccctctgtctctctctctctcttttcgaGTCCGGCATGAAGCTCTCATCTTCTCCCTTGTTCAGATCTCTCTTGAACAAACACAAATCCGACCCAACCAACTTCTTCCCTTTCCATCATCCGTCAAGGGGCGCCGCCAGAAGAGAAGAGAGGCCGAGGGAGATGTTAGCAGTGACTGAATTGGAATTATGGATAGAAATTGAGAGTAGAAattggaagaagaaagaaattggggtaaatttttttttgactaACAACGATTAGTCAAACAGACTTAATTCATTGATTTTTCGGACTTCGGAGACCTATTTGAACCAATATTGACTATGGGGAATAATATGCTATAAGGACCTCTACTATAGGGGTGGATATGCACTTTTCCTAAAATAATTCGATCAAATTCAATTGGGCTTGAGATCAAGTCGGATTCAAATCTGGACGGGATCCGGCCCGCTGCGCCTAAAACGAAAAATCCTCATACTTGAATTAGTGACAGTGAAAATATTACTAGCACATTTTTCCCACTAATTTAAAGAAAAAGGGTTGAATTTCAGCATTCTAGAGTTGTGGTGTTTGGATATCAAATTAGAGTCGCAGAGCTAAGCAAGGGTTTACCGGAACGAATCCATGCCGTGCTTGAACATTTCCACTAACGTCAGCCTCGAGGCCACCGACACTTCTGCCATACTCTCCGAGATCTCCTCCACCGTTGCCAAGCTCATCGGCAAACCCGAGGCTGTCTGTATTTCTCTCTCTTGTTTTTTTACCTCTTCTAATTTCTGTATTATGTTGACGCTCGACCTTATGTTTGATGTGGTTTCCGTCTATTCTCCCAATATAAATTCTCTTACGTTTCGTGTGCTCCGTTTTGATATTTAATCTGGTTGTTTCTGGACCCTGCATTTTGTGTTATTGTGCAAGTTTCCTGTTCAAATTAATGGTTTCAGTGGAGTTTATCTGATATTTCTGTTTGATTCTTGCGGAATGGGCACTTAATTGTTGAGATGATTCCATTTTAGCTGTGTGAAATGGTTATAATAAATGATTCACCACGTAAGGATAAGAATCAATGTTATGTTCATTACTAGATGAAATCCCCCAATTATATACATAAACTGAACTTGCTGAAAAGCTCATCAAAGAGATGGAAACCATCTCTTCAGTTTTATTGGTGAAGTCTGATTGATTTTTCGTTTGTATTTACTTTATAATTGGAACAGCCTTCCAAGATAAGGAAATAACAAAAAGAAGCCTGACAATCATTAGAAATAATGTATACAACTTTTCGCACTTTCAAAACCTCCTAGAATAAGATTTTAGTGCTTCCAACTGTACATAATAATTTGAAAGGTTGACACTTTGTTCAACTAAATGACATGATGGGCCATTGATCCAGAATCAACTACGCATTTTTCTTAAGCTTACTGATCCTGCATCCACAACAAAGACTTTCCTATATAACTGCAACTTGGCACTTAGCTTAACTAGGCTTGATAGCAAAGTGAAATTTTGCTGAAATTTGAAAGTCAGCGGCATCATGAGATATGCTCCTTTAGGTGTCACAAGCCCTTTGCAATGCGGAGATTGGGTACAATTCAAACTATCCATCTTGGGTATTGTTTATCCAATTTTATCATGCATGTTGACCAAACTCCGGAAGAATCAAGTGCTTAGTATTCCAAAATGGGTTTTGATTAGAAATAATCTGATACAGTTGTCACTAAAATACCTTGCTTTTCTGGATAATTTCGAATGAACTGATTACATTTGCATTTCTGTGTAACTGCAGTATGTGATGGTTGTGTTGAAGGGATCTGTCCCCATATCATTTGGAGGGACAGAGCAGCCTGCTGCTTATGGAGAGCTTGTTTCAATTGGAGGGCTTAGTCCTGATGTCAACAAGAAGATCAGTGGTGCTATTGCCGACATACTTGAGACTAAGCTATCCGTGCCAAAAGCACGATATTTCCTCAAATTCTATGACACAAAGGCAAGAAAGCTCAACTTTGAACTTGTTAGAAATGGTGTTTCTGTGCTCTAGTATATTCTCATTGCAATCCTCCTGTGTGTTTAGGCCAGTCAGAGCCAAGAATATGCACAATGTCTTCATGCTTTACACCAGTTCTAGATCATGTAAATGTACTTTCAATATTTAGAGCCGTTCTCCATGAGTTGTTTCACTCGTACTTTTTTAACTACATACTATAGCTTGATCTTCATTTTTTAACTTATCTCATCTGTCGTGTTCCTCAGATCTATGACATCAACTTTGTTTTTTTGTAGGGTTCCAACTTTGGCTGGAATGGATCGACATTCTAGGTTCTTGCCTCGGATTTTCCTTCTAATTCAGGATTTTCACTACGGGTCCACTCCCTAAATATGTGCACGGAAGCAGCTTCGATGATTGCATCTTATGTATTTGAATTCTGAATGACTCACTCGAGCATCAAACATATTGCTGATGGTGCTATATTATCCTGTATTATGCTAAAATCTTGCTGAACGGGGTGGTTTTACTAGACTCTGTATGGTGTAAAGGATTACTCGTAATGTTATGCGCTCTTTGAATATCAACATGTGTATGTGCAGCTAAGATGTTCATTTAAGTTTTCTAAGCTTCCTTTTATGTTGTGTTTGTTAGGTTTGTTACGTTTGTTGTTACCTTTCGTTCCTCGGTCTGAATTGTCTCACGCTTTCATTTTACATCTCATGGTTCACTTTCATCAAGATATGTTGCTTGTAGAATTACATGTTGTTACATTgtataacattaattacatgGGTGGAATTAGGATTTTAGGAATAGATGGgtatttttctcaaaattaaaaGAACAGAAGATTGGATGGATAAGAATGCAACCAAAAAggtaaacaaaaaataatttccaGGACAACTTTCAAGGCTTGATAAATGCACATATAGTATGTTTTAATGAGATcgtgtaaaatttttattagaTAAATGATCATTCCCGTTTCTTAGATTCTAGTTCTACATCTACAAATTACAACATAACAAAAGGCAAATTTTGAActcaagaaaacaaaagttaATCTCCCATTACAAGCCAAATGATATATAtcatccgaaaattacattgtAGAATTGCCATGCAGAAGAATGTATTCCGCATATATGGAATACACATATTTCACACACgtatatatataggataaaCTTGAGTTTCAACTTGTTAATGACAGTATTTTCAAGTATCTGATGTAAGATATCTCATTATTAGCTCAGTGTCTTCTTAAGTCTGCTTCTACAACAATAGAAAACAAATTCTCAACTCAAGAAACTAAACTTAATTTCCTAGTGCAGCCGAAATAACCCAATAAACACACTATTCATAAAAATTACACGcattaaaattatttgaatttcgtAACTGTTTGGTTACATGTAGTATCGACAGAAAAAATGGTTTCACACCGGAAATTCAAGAATAAGAGAAATATATGGACAAAGAGTCTTGATACAGCCACCATCAAGCGTAGAATGTCTAAGTTCCATATGAGCTTATTTAGAAATTATTTGAACAAAAAAGTGGATACAAGTCCGGCCTGTTGCCGTCAGAGTCTTTGGACAAAGATGTAAATCAGCATCACATGCTAATAAGATCTCATCATTATCTTCATCCACATATTTCAATTTGAAAGTATCCACCTTCAGTTTCAGTCTTGTAGCCACTTCTTCAAAAAGCTTACTCACTCCCAAGGAGAGACATAACTCAAACTTTATTGTATCTTCTTTGTATTTCACCTTTATCATCACCTTCTCTTTCTCCTCCTCAACAACAATGACAGGATGAGTGTATTCATTGCTTGTATCTTGCTGAGAATCCCTACCACTCTGTTTTTGAATGAGGGACAGATTCTTTATGTGTTCTTCTTTATTTGGCCACCTATCAATGTGATACTCTTTGCATGCACGCTTtattgttgatcttccaactgtaataacaaataaattccCATCCCTGTTAGTAGACATTTAATTAATCTGAAGAAAAGTCAAACAATAATTGTTCCTTATACTCACCACCAAGTTCTTTTTCAACATCTTTTAGGGGCTTCCCGAAATGTTGTTTGAGAATCTCAAGGTTAAGATTCATACGACCgcttttcctttttcctttctctctcgtcTTGGAATCAGCAACAGGTTcttctattttttgttttcctttctctTTGCTATTGGTTTCTGAGGCAGTAATGCTAGGTTCttctgttttcctttttcctttctcTTTTCTCTTGGAATTTGAAGCAGCAACATTGTGTTCTTCTGTATGTTGTTCTTCACTATGTTGACTGTACTGCACACTTTTGAATTTGATCGGAAACACATCTGTGTGCTCTGAATCAGATGAATCAAGTTTGTTTGCATCAGAAAATTCAATAACTTCAACCACCAATTCCTCTCCTAGTTGTTTCCCACATGCCAACTTAAATGATTTGAATTCATGCTGTATTATTGGCAGTAGAAAGTTCAAGAAGGACCGAATATATTGATATGTTGGAGGACCCGGCAAGAGAAAGAACTCCACAACATAAAGAAGGTCATCTTCAGGGAGCGAACTTTGCAAACAAATTGCAAAATAATCCTCACATCTATTACTCACCTCATAGTGACAAAAACATGATTTGTTTTCAGATGCCAATACCATCCCAAGTACTGTCTCTTTTCTGGTCTGTAAGTGAATCCAATCAACTCTATTGCTAGGAGTAAAGTTAACGCAATAACGACTAGTAGACAATGCGAGTTTCATGCAACTCATATTAGTACTAATATCACATTCTTCATTAGGGACCCAAACATTTGCCATATGAAGTTGGGGAATGTATTCACACAGTTCAAGGGCTTCTCTGATTTCATACAGTGCTTCTTCCTTGCCATATATAATCTGGTCCAACTGGAGCATATTATGTCAGAAGCAGATTGATACAGGTCAGCtggtataaaatagataatcaTTTTCTTATAAAATAAAGAGATTTACATTGTGAGGTGGTTGATATGGTAAGAATCTTGGGCAAAAGTCAGTGTAAGTCCACCGCAATTTTGCTATCTGCAT comes from Salvia miltiorrhiza cultivar Shanhuang (shh) chromosome 3, IMPLAD_Smil_shh, whole genome shotgun sequence and encodes:
- the LOC131016446 gene encoding uncharacterized protein LOC131016446 isoform X3 — protein: MPCLNISTNVSLEATDTSAILSEISSTVAKLIGKPEAYVMVVLKGSVPISFGGTEQPAAYGELVSIGGLSPDVNKKISGAIADILETKLSVPKARYFLKFYDTKGSNFGWNGSTF
- the LOC131016446 gene encoding uncharacterized protein LOC131016446 isoform X1; protein product: MPCLNISTNVSLEATDTSAILSEISSTVAKLIGKPEAYVMVVLKGSVPISFGGTEQPAAYGELVSIGGLSPDVNKKISGAIADILETKLSVPKARYFLKFYDTKASQSQEYAQCLHALHQF
- the LOC131016446 gene encoding uncharacterized protein LOC131016446 isoform X2, translated to MPCLNISTNVSLEATDTSAILSEISSTVAKLIGKPEAYVMVVLKGSVPISFGGTEQPAAYGELVSIGGLSPDVNKKISGAIADILETKLSVPKARYFLKFYDTKGSNFGWNGSTF